GGAGAAGCCTCTGCTGAAGTCGTATCAGAAGACCAAGCCCCCGCTGGGCTGGCCGCGCACCACCGATTCGCTCTGCCCCCGCTGCGTGCCGGAGATTCGCCAGCAGATCCTGGACGGCAAGCTGCCCCACGAGGTCCTGCTCAACCAGAAGGTGGGCGAGATCAAGGCGCAGGTCATCGAGCGCGACGGCAAGATCCTGATGGTGAAGGATTGCCCCAAGCACGGCCACTTCGAGGACGTGATGTCCATCGATCCGCCGATGTTCAAGCACCTGGAGGACTCCTTCCCCGGTCGCGACATCCGCGCGCACGGCGACGAGAAGCTGCACAACCACGGGACCAGCACCATCAAGCACGGCCGGGGAGCGGTGCTCACCGTGGACCTCACCAACCGCTGCAATATGATGTGCGATCCCTGCTTCATGGACGCCAACCAGGTGGGCTTCGTGCATGAGCTGACCTGGGACGACATCAAGACCCTGCTGGATAACGCCATCACCATCAAGCCCAAGCGCCAGATGTCGGTGCAGTTCTCGGGCGGCGAACCCACCATGTCGCCCTACTTCCTGGACGCGGTGCGCTACGCCCGCGAGGTGGGCTACAACAGCGTGCAGGCGGCCACCAACGGCATCGAGTTCGCCAAGAGCGAGGAGTTCTGCCGCAAGTCTGCCGAAGCCGGACTGCGCTACGCCTACCTGCAGTTCGACGGCATCGGCAACGCCGCCAACGCCCACCGCAAGGTCGGCAACCTCTTCGACGTCAAACTCAAGGCCATCGAGAACCTGTTCAAGGCTGGCGTGGACGTCGTGCCGGTGACCACCATCATCAACGGCATCAACAACGAGCAGGTGGGACGCATCATCAAGTTCGCGCTCGATAATCCGCGCATCATCTCTTTCTGCTCCTTCCAGCCGGTGTCGTTCACCGGGCGCGACGAGGCAGTGAGCGACGAGCGCCGCACCGCCCAGCGCTACACCCTCTCCCACCTGGCCCACGACGTGAAGAGCCAGACCGGCTTGGGCGAGCCCATTCGCGACTGGTTCCCGCTGTCGTTCATGACCACCTTCTCCGACTGGGCCGATTTGGTACATGGCCCGGAAGCTTCCTGGGGCCAGATGAGCTGCGGCTGCCACCCCAACTGCGGTGTCGGCATGGGCATCATGGTGGACAAGGAAACCAAGGAAGCGGCGCCGATCACCGCCTTCCTCAACGCCGACCAGCTGGCCAAGGACGTGGCCAAGGTCACCGACGCCGGCCGCGGAAAGTTCCTCTCCGTCCTGGGCATGGCCCTGGCTGTGGCCCGCAACTACGACCCCTTCCAGACCACCACCCACTTCACCATCTTCTCGCTGCTGAAGAAGCTCGATAAGGGTTTCGGCGTCAGCAAGAAGGCGCAGACCGGCGGCTATGGCAAGGTGGGCGCCGACCGCACCTTGGAGGACATCGAGAAGCGCCGCCAGGACCGCTGGAACATCCTGTTCGTCGCCGGCATGTGGTTCCAGGACCTGTTCAACTACGATTTCCGGCGCACCGAACAGTGCATCATCCCCTACGCCACCCAGGAGGGCGAGATCAGCTTCTGCGCCTACAACACCGGCGTGGGCTGGCGCAACATCATCGAGAAGATGCACATGACCGCCACCCTCACCAAGTGGTACGACGAGCACGGACGGCATGAGATCTTCGCCGGCGGGAAGAACGTCAGCCTGCAAGAGACCAAGAACGACGTCTTCCAGCTCAACACCCAGCTCATCACCAACGAGGAGCAGCACGACCTGGACGATCTGGGCATCGCCAAGACCGCGCGCGATGAGAAGCTCCGCGCCCGCGATCAGCGCGCGAAGCAGGAGGCCGAAAACGCCCGCATGGCCAAGCTCTACCGTGAGCACATCCTCGGCGAGCAGCCGGCGAGCGGCGATTTCGTCTCCGTGAATGTGCTGGCCGCCCAACCCGCCCCCGCGGCGCCCCAGCCGGTGAAGGAAGAAGTTCTGGGCGACTGAACCCCCAGCGTTTTCACACCTAGCGGCCGCTCCTCGGAGCGGCCGTTTTCATTCTGAATTGTCCTTGGAGTAGAATCCGGCACCGTGTTCAAGTGTCGCAAAGCGCGTGCCGGAGCTCTGCTCGCCTCCATCCTCGCCGTCAGCTTGGCCGCCTGCACCGTGGGGGCGCAGAAGCAGTCCACCGCCTGGTCGGACGCCACCGGGGCGGAGCAGTTCGAGCGCCTGCTCTGGCAGGAGATCAAAGCCAAGAACTGGACCGAGGTCGAGAGGCGCCTGTCGCCTACGTTCGTGGAAGCCACGTCCGCCGGAGTCCGCGACCGCGCCCAGACCCTGGAGCGGCTGAAGGCGCTCGGCCTCGCCGACTACTCCCTGGGCGAGTTGGAGGTCCGCCCCAGCGGCGGCGACATGATCGTGGCCTACACCATCATCCTGCGCGCCGCCTCCGGCGGCGAAACCACCCTGCGCATGATGACCGTGTGGCAGCAAGTCAAGGGCGGCTGGATCGCGGTCGCGCACTCGGAGACCGCCGCCACCTCTCCCTGACTCTTCGCCATGACTCTTACAATGTATTCCTAAAATGTAACAAAAGGTTACATTATTCAAGGTAAGCATGAGATCGCAGTCCTCCGCGCTCCATCTTAAGTCTATTTGTTTTCATTGGTATGTAGCATGTCCGCTGGAATGGCAGCCAGGATGCTAGTAGGACTGTGGTAATATCGCTTTCAAACCTCTCCCCCTGAAAGGCTGAAGGCGCGGGCGAATTCCCCATCGCGCTAGAGAAAGCGAAAATGAGGAAAAGGCAGAGCGGATTCTCTCTGATCGAGTTGCTGGTGGTGATTGCCATCATCATGGTGGTCGCGGCCATGGCCACGCCCAGCATCATGAACGCCATGGACGGTATCCGTCTGCGGTCGTCGGCATCGGAGGTGGCGGGGATCATGCAGCGGTGCCGGCAGCGGGCGGTGCGCGACAACCGCTACTACACCGTCAAGCCGGCCACGGTTACCGGGGCGCGAGCCGCCTACGTGGATCTGAACTACAACGATGTCTTCGACGCCGGCGCCCCCGCCCCCGAGCCCATGATCCAACTCTCGCAGAGCGTAACTGTGGTCACCGCGGGTGCGCCCAACACCGCCAACCTGATCGGCCAGTGCTGCACCACCTTCGCGCCCCAGAACGCCAACATCCTGCCCTCGTTCAACGCCCGCGGGTTGCCCTGCGTGAGCCCCGGAGGGAATCCCCCGCCGGCGAACTCGGTGTGCAACATCCGCGACGCCGGCGGCAACACCGTCGGCTTTGTTTATTACATGAACCAGACCCGGGCCTTCGGTGCCCTGGGCTGGGCGGCGGTTTCGGTGACCCCGGCGGGACGCATCCGGGTGTGGACCTATGACGGCGCTACCTGGCAGTAGGGAACGGGGAACCGGGGGAGCGAATCCCATGCGCCTGAGGAGAACGATGACAACGCCGAGAACGAGAACGATGAGCTTCACCCGAGCCGCGGGAGCAGCGAAGAGCCGCAGCCGCCAGTCCGGCATGAGCATGATCGAACTGCTCATCGCCATGCTGGTGCTGGTGGTGGGGATGATGGGCAGCATGATCCTGGTGCGCACCGCCATCACAGGTAACAACCGCAACAAGCTGGACACCGCCTCCACGGCCCTGGCGCAGATGGTGATGGAGGAAATCATCGCGCGGCCGGCCAAAGTGAACACCGCCTTTGTCACCACCGACTGCGCCGGAAACCTGCTCACCATCAATCCCACCGGCGCGGCGTCGCCGGGCGCGGGGGCCACGGTAGCTCAGGCCACGGGAACCATTGACTACAATCAGAACCTCGCCGCCGTGCCCGCCGGCTACTCCATGACCTACATCACCTGCGGCGACGCCGCCGCGAATTCCGCCAACGCGCGCGTCACCTACGAGATCCGCTGGAACGTCCAGACCATGAGCGCCAACACCAAGCTGGTGACGGTCTCGGCGCGCAAGCAAATCACCACCGCCGCCGGCTCGCTGCCCTACTTCTCGGTGCCGGTCACGCTGCGTGGGGTTGCAGGAAACTAGAGGAGGCTACGTGAAAGCCAGAAGAGAGTGCCGGGTCCGCCGCCAGCAGGGTTTCTCGCTGATCGAACTGCTGACCGTAGTGGTCATCCTCATGCTGGTGACCGGCGTGGTCTTTCAGCAGATTGATATGGTGCAAAAACGCTATCGGACGGAGGGCGTCAAGCTGGACTTGACTCAGGAGTCCCGGGAGTTTTTGGACCAGATGGTGCGCGACCTGCACACCGCGGGCTATCCCAACAAGCGCATGTA
The DNA window shown above is from Terriglobales bacterium and carries:
- a CDS encoding radical SAM protein, with product MRKPIKYVEKGLVLAATGAWHVFDRLNRVRPNPTFTPAWSEKPLLKSYQKTKPPLGWPRTTDSLCPRCVPEIRQQILDGKLPHEVLLNQKVGEIKAQVIERDGKILMVKDCPKHGHFEDVMSIDPPMFKHLEDSFPGRDIRAHGDEKLHNHGTSTIKHGRGAVLTVDLTNRCNMMCDPCFMDANQVGFVHELTWDDIKTLLDNAITIKPKRQMSVQFSGGEPTMSPYFLDAVRYAREVGYNSVQAATNGIEFAKSEEFCRKSAEAGLRYAYLQFDGIGNAANAHRKVGNLFDVKLKAIENLFKAGVDVVPVTTIINGINNEQVGRIIKFALDNPRIISFCSFQPVSFTGRDEAVSDERRTAQRYTLSHLAHDVKSQTGLGEPIRDWFPLSFMTTFSDWADLVHGPEASWGQMSCGCHPNCGVGMGIMVDKETKEAAPITAFLNADQLAKDVAKVTDAGRGKFLSVLGMALAVARNYDPFQTTTHFTIFSLLKKLDKGFGVSKKAQTGGYGKVGADRTLEDIEKRRQDRWNILFVAGMWFQDLFNYDFRRTEQCIIPYATQEGEISFCAYNTGVGWRNIIEKMHMTATLTKWYDEHGRHEIFAGGKNVSLQETKNDVFQLNTQLITNEEQHDLDDLGIAKTARDEKLRARDQRAKQEAENARMAKLYREHILGEQPASGDFVSVNVLAAQPAPAAPQPVKEEVLGD
- a CDS encoding nuclear transport factor 2 family protein; this translates as MFKCRKARAGALLASILAVSLAACTVGAQKQSTAWSDATGAEQFERLLWQEIKAKNWTEVERRLSPTFVEATSAGVRDRAQTLERLKALGLADYSLGELEVRPSGGDMIVAYTIILRAASGGETTLRMMTVWQQVKGGWIAVAHSETAATSP
- a CDS encoding prepilin-type N-terminal cleavage/methylation domain-containing protein, which gives rise to MRKRQSGFSLIELLVVIAIIMVVAAMATPSIMNAMDGIRLRSSASEVAGIMQRCRQRAVRDNRYYTVKPATVTGARAAYVDLNYNDVFDAGAPAPEPMIQLSQSVTVVTAGAPNTANLIGQCCTTFAPQNANILPSFNARGLPCVSPGGNPPPANSVCNIRDAGGNTVGFVYYMNQTRAFGALGWAAVSVTPAGRIRVWTYDGATWQ
- a CDS encoding prepilin-type N-terminal cleavage/methylation domain-containing protein, with translation MSFTRAAGAAKSRSRQSGMSMIELLIAMLVLVVGMMGSMILVRTAITGNNRNKLDTASTALAQMVMEEIIARPAKVNTAFVTTDCAGNLLTINPTGAASPGAGATVAQATGTIDYNQNLAAVPAGYSMTYITCGDAAANSANARVTYEIRWNVQTMSANTKLVTVSARKQITTAAGSLPYFSVPVTLRGVAGN